In a single window of the Bactrocera dorsalis isolate Fly_Bdor chromosome 2, ASM2337382v1, whole genome shotgun sequence genome:
- the LOC125776716 gene encoding uncharacterized protein LOC125776716: MEKNPDLAKNFVKGDRVAAEALWADLAKMLNSEGPPQKDVNGWKKVWSDWKGCIRKKIAHNKNESRATGGGQFNKFTLTPSEEEIARICGIYTAVEGIGNSAAFGVNVNDDENNSLDGILCIEEISSGGPKSTPRKRRYEDNVQDCLKKHMAAEAGAVEKISNTLDLLTANMDKLTKLVEKQNQLIAEQNDDRRKYYLAKQESLMAKNVIKQKMLEIEEIRVQREFF; this comes from the exons atggaaaaaaacccCGACTTGGCGAAAAATTTCGTCAAAGGGGATCGCGTCGCTGCGGAGGCTTTGTGGGCAGACCTTGCCAAAATGTTAAATAGCGAAGGTCCACCGCAAAAAGATGTTAACGGCTGGAAAAAG gtATGGTCCGATTGGAAAGGGTGCATCAGGAAGAAAATCGCCCACAACAAGAATGAAAGCAGAGCCACTGGAGGAGggcaatttaataaatttacccTGACCCCCAGTGAGGAAGAAATTGCACGAATCTGTGGGATATACACGGCGGTGGAAGGCATTGGAAATAGCGCTGCATTTGGAGTGAACGTTAACGACGACGAAAACAATTCTTTGGATGGAATTTTATGTATTGAAGAAATTTCCAGCGGCGGACCAAAGTCCACACCACGCAAACGACGGTATGAGGACAATGTACAAGATTGCCTCAAGAAGCACATGGCAGCAGAAGCAGGTGCAGTTGAGAAAATATCCAATACATTGGATCTTCTCACTGCGAATATGGATAAATTGACAAAATTAGTGGAGAAACAAAACCAGCTTATAGCCGAACAAAACGACGATCGTCGAAAATATTATCTGGCCAAGCAAGAAAGCTTGATGGCTAAAAATGTTATTAAGCAAAAGATGCTTGAAATAGAAGAAATCCGAGTACaaagggaatttttttaa